In the genome of Lycorma delicatula isolate Av1 chromosome 8, ASM4794821v1, whole genome shotgun sequence, one region contains:
- the LOC142329049 gene encoding uncharacterized protein LOC142329049 isoform X1 translates to MSLSSSSNNSTNVSKRFKSSNIVDASVLHKISNQIMDLQTMFSSRISILEHKLDLLVTCYTGLMERLESDDINTCGNNTNSNMKSTLIRSTSTCDDDEDDDDFGDNDNNLKEHKCSKEAVHKLSNIENMIEKIISYANTSVDTVQNGKKSEDSSLLTVLLPQMKPKVETQVGIDSNMQVITLNSETDFPDGSWLGDENNPEARVRVPITPAQLLHINTHCSTPGKMAIVLVDYLFPKEVLATSNLSGKGRHCKKQLDPLMIYGIRSHLLYKFKITEKDWYRIKQNIDSKCRTAWKKKVRGMLLGENKNPMLNSRTDEVQNGGHNSKPFILSTNSLSSEEVTEDSDSGVVRTNRGHFKIVRATPEQMAKLQESHTVKVFTNEDVAEMFPPSQMFSVEDMDSYTLSGCGDEQTLTIVTENGEVSIPISTEDSLGSDSQFISQDHLDHDKKFISS, encoded by the exons atgtcattaagtAGTAGCAGTAATAATTCAACTAATgtaagtaaaagatttaaatcCAGTAATATAGTTGATGCAAGTGTTTTGCATAAAATTAGTAATCAGATTATGGATTTACAAACTATGTTTAGTAGTAGAATATCTATATTAGAACATAAATTAGATTTACTAGTCACATGTTATACTGGTCTGATGGAACGATTAGAAAGTGATGATATTAATACATGTGGTAATAATACCAATAGTAATATGAAATCAACTTTAATCAGAAGTACATCAACTTGTGATGATGACGAAGATGATGATGACTTtggtgataatgataataatttaaaagagcatAAATGTTCTAAAGAGGCAGTGCATAAATTGtctaatattgaaaatatgattgaaaaaattattagttatgcTAATACATCAGTTGATACAGTACAGAATGGGAAAAAAAGTGAAGATAG ttcatTGTTAACAGTACTGTTACCTCAAATGAAGCCTAAAGTTGAAACCCAAGTTGGAATAGATTCAAATATGCAAGTTATTACATTAAACAGCGAGACAGATTTTCCTGATGGATCATGGTTGGGAGATGAAAATAACCCTGAAGCACGAGTTCGTGTTCCAATTACGCCAGC ACAATTGTTGCACATTAATACACATTGTTCTACCCCAGGAAAAATGGCTATTGTATTAGTAGATTATTTATTTCCAAAGGAGGTTTTAGCTACATCAAATTTATCTGGTAAAGGAAGACATTGTAAGAAGCAGCTTGATCCATTAAtg ATTTATGGTATTCGTTctcatcttttatataaatttaaaataactgaaaaagattggtatagaataaaacaaaatattgattcAAAATGTAGAACAGCATGGAAAAAAAAAGTACGAGGAATGTTGTTGGGTGAAAATAAG aatCCAATGCTAAATAGTAGAACAGATGAAGTACAAAATGGTGGTCATAATAgtaaaccatttattttatcaactaaTTCATTATCTAGTGAAGAAGTTACTGAAGATAGCGATTCTGGG gtAGTACGTACAAATAGAGGGCATTTTAAGATAGTTCGTGCTACACCAGAACAGATGGCTAAATTACAGGAAAGTCACACTGTTAAAGTTTTCACTAATGAAGATGTGGCAGAAATGTTTCCTCCT tcgCAGATGTTTTCTGTTGAGGATATGGACAGTTATACATTATCAGGTTGTGGTGATGAACAGACTTTAACTATTGTTACTGAAAATGGTGAAGTTAGCATACCTATATCAACAGAAGATAGTTTGGGAAGTGACAGTCAGTTTATATCTCAAGATCATCTTGaccatgataaaaaatttatttcttcttaa
- the LOC142329049 gene encoding uncharacterized protein LOC142329049 isoform X2 — MSLSSSSNNSTNVSKRFKSSNIVDASVLHKISNQIMDLQTMFSSRISILEHKLDLLVTCYTGLMERLESDDINTCGNNTNSNMKSTLIRSTSTCDDDEDDDDFGDNDNNLKEHKCSKEAVHKLSNIENMIEKIISYANTSVDTVQNGKKSEDSSLLTVLLPQMKPKVETQVGIDSNMQVITLNSETDFPDGSWLGDENNPEARVRVPITPAQLLHINTHCSTPGKMAIVLVDYLFPKEVLATSNLSGKGRHCKKQLDPLMIYGIRSHLLYKFKITEKDWYRIKQNIDSKCRTAWKKKVRGMLLGENKNPMLNSRTDEVQNGGHNSKPFILSTNSLSSEEVTEDSDSGSQMFSVEDMDSYTLSGCGDEQTLTIVTENGEVSIPISTEDSLGSDSQFISQDHLDHDKKFISS; from the exons atgtcattaagtAGTAGCAGTAATAATTCAACTAATgtaagtaaaagatttaaatcCAGTAATATAGTTGATGCAAGTGTTTTGCATAAAATTAGTAATCAGATTATGGATTTACAAACTATGTTTAGTAGTAGAATATCTATATTAGAACATAAATTAGATTTACTAGTCACATGTTATACTGGTCTGATGGAACGATTAGAAAGTGATGATATTAATACATGTGGTAATAATACCAATAGTAATATGAAATCAACTTTAATCAGAAGTACATCAACTTGTGATGATGACGAAGATGATGATGACTTtggtgataatgataataatttaaaagagcatAAATGTTCTAAAGAGGCAGTGCATAAATTGtctaatattgaaaatatgattgaaaaaattattagttatgcTAATACATCAGTTGATACAGTACAGAATGGGAAAAAAAGTGAAGATAG ttcatTGTTAACAGTACTGTTACCTCAAATGAAGCCTAAAGTTGAAACCCAAGTTGGAATAGATTCAAATATGCAAGTTATTACATTAAACAGCGAGACAGATTTTCCTGATGGATCATGGTTGGGAGATGAAAATAACCCTGAAGCACGAGTTCGTGTTCCAATTACGCCAGC ACAATTGTTGCACATTAATACACATTGTTCTACCCCAGGAAAAATGGCTATTGTATTAGTAGATTATTTATTTCCAAAGGAGGTTTTAGCTACATCAAATTTATCTGGTAAAGGAAGACATTGTAAGAAGCAGCTTGATCCATTAAtg ATTTATGGTATTCGTTctcatcttttatataaatttaaaataactgaaaaagattggtatagaataaaacaaaatattgattcAAAATGTAGAACAGCATGGAAAAAAAAAGTACGAGGAATGTTGTTGGGTGAAAATAAG aatCCAATGCTAAATAGTAGAACAGATGAAGTACAAAATGGTGGTCATAATAgtaaaccatttattttatcaactaaTTCATTATCTAGTGAAGAAGTTACTGAAGATAGCGATTCTGGG tcgCAGATGTTTTCTGTTGAGGATATGGACAGTTATACATTATCAGGTTGTGGTGATGAACAGACTTTAACTATTGTTACTGAAAATGGTGAAGTTAGCATACCTATATCAACAGAAGATAGTTTGGGAAGTGACAGTCAGTTTATATCTCAAGATCATCTTGaccatgataaaaaatttatttcttcttaa